In Mercurialis annua linkage group LG5, ddMerAnnu1.2, whole genome shotgun sequence, a single genomic region encodes these proteins:
- the LOC126682129 gene encoding probable NAD(P)H dehydrogenase subunit CRR3, chloroplastic, with translation MACLSITKPFISASLSANHDSTASPPQQSNLSDAKPSIPVLKTNTKLKSSTPPSKKSSQQSKLQQQLNLMKMEQAIGAGSYRDSDPTGSEQKESIFNGVVPNEYGVLEGPLERKLRETGEWLSDKTEKQFRSSSSSKRILMFFLKWVLPLYILMFLVTTGTVKLPFSTPFLDDFLL, from the exons ATGGCTTGCTTATCCATAACCAAACCTTTCATTTCTGCTTCTCTTTCCGCAAACCATGACTCCACCGCTTCTCCGCCGCAACAATCGAACCTCTCCGATGCCAAGCCATCGATTCCGGTCCTTAAAACAAACACAAAGTTGAAATCCTCAACTCCTCCAAGTAAGAAAAGCAGCCAGCAATCCAAACTCCAACAGCAGCTCAATCTTATGAAAATGGAACAAGCCATTGGCGCTGGAAGTTACCGTGATTCGGATCCTAC tggCTCGGAGCAGAAGGAGTCTATCTTTAACGGAGTGGTGCCGAATGAATATGGTGTTCTTGAGGGGCCATTAGAGAGAAAGCTTAGAGAAACTGGAGAATGGCTTTCTGATAAAACTGAGAAACAGTTTCGTTCTTCTAGTTCGA GTAAACGAATTTTGATGTTTTTCCTGAAGTGGGTTCTACCGTTATACATTTTGATGTTCTTGGTGACTACTGGAACTGTGAAGCTACCCTTTAGCACTCCTTTTCTTGATGATTTTCTATTGTAA